In one window of Pseudobdellovibrionaceae bacterium DNA:
- a CDS encoding alpha/beta hydrolase has translation MGSGRNWQTVVNAFAGHFQILTFDQRGHGRSFQPASGYAPEDYADDLLKIIDELGWDKIVLVGHSMGGRNALNFAYRFSHRTIGLVIEDIGPAPHPKAADRIRRLLAMVPTPFKNRVAARQFFQNEFPQKVGEGEMGATLASYFYMNISDQPDGGADWRFSKDGVLASLDLGNAKDRFFELEGLTMPTLVIRGAQSAELTQPLFEKMLASNPRVQGAVINDAGHWVHFDQTQAFIEVLDSFFRQLPLSGLSFD, from the coding sequence ATGGGATCGGGTCGAAATTGGCAAACAGTGGTGAATGCTTTTGCCGGACATTTTCAAATCCTCACCTTTGATCAGCGCGGTCATGGGCGGAGCTTTCAGCCGGCCTCAGGGTATGCGCCCGAAGACTATGCTGATGACCTCTTAAAAATTATTGATGAATTGGGGTGGGATAAGATTGTCCTCGTGGGTCATTCCATGGGGGGGCGAAATGCGTTGAATTTTGCCTATCGTTTTTCGCATCGCACAATTGGTCTGGTCATCGAAGACATTGGACCGGCCCCACATCCCAAGGCGGCTGACCGCATCCGACGACTTTTGGCCATGGTTCCGACCCCGTTTAAAAATCGGGTAGCGGCGCGCCAGTTTTTTCAAAATGAGTTTCCTCAAAAGGTGGGTGAGGGGGAAATGGGCGCCACTCTCGCCAGTTATTTTTACATGAATATATCTGACCAGCCGGATGGGGGAGCTGATTGGCGTTTTTCTAAGGACGGAGTGCTTGCGAGCCTGGATTTGGGCAACGCGAAAGACAGATTTTTCGAACTTGAGGGCCTGACCATGCCCACATTGGTCATTCGAGGGGCACAGTCGGCAGAGTTGACTCAGCCCCTTTTTGAAAAAATGCTCGCCTCTAACCCTCGAGTGCAGGGGGCGGTCATCAATGATGCGGGCCATTGGGTGCATTTTGATCAGACTCAGGCCTTTATTGAGGTTTTGGATTCTTTTTTCCGACAGTTGCCCCTTTCGGGGTTGAGCTTTGACTAA
- a CDS encoding poly(A) polymerase, with the protein MHIKQTPKLHQDWVDPEAFDVVERLQTAGHTTYLVGGCVRDLLLGKHPKDYDIATMAKPNEVRRLIRNAYVIGKRFRLVLVKRGDQQYEVATFRRDLKPDEKTPEEDLPEGDNLFGSPEEDALRRDFTINGLFYDPVNDSLIDLSGGLEDLKAGRIRMIGDPEARLLEDPIRILRAVRLAHMIRFQLDEALRSAMAKHASSLLQSALPRRREEILKFLRLDNPALPFLESYDLGLLEYMAPTLHELFSHSEKSQDFVTYLQAFHDKRMEAPFELFAGLVLAYYRSVIEPKSEVPVKNKDLLDNPKLVRLMRDELGMFKYEQSLVAKAIQMQGLLNKRAEFERRGSSRQMAILKNEAFPLALKLADRDYSLSADDLKFWHESFEKGRKEIESFQSNNNKRRRRRRRKPGPRKRPQS; encoded by the coding sequence ATGCACATAAAGCAAACACCGAAGTTACATCAAGATTGGGTCGACCCAGAGGCCTTCGACGTGGTCGAAAGACTACAAACCGCCGGCCACACCACCTACCTCGTGGGAGGGTGTGTGCGAGACCTTTTATTAGGTAAGCATCCCAAAGACTATGACATTGCCACTATGGCCAAGCCCAATGAGGTTCGGCGCCTGATTCGAAATGCCTATGTGATTGGAAAACGATTTCGATTGGTGCTTGTGAAACGAGGCGACCAACAATATGAGGTGGCCACTTTTCGTCGAGATTTAAAACCCGATGAAAAAACCCCTGAAGAGGACCTGCCTGAAGGCGACAACCTCTTTGGCAGCCCAGAAGAAGATGCTCTCAGGCGAGACTTTACGATCAACGGCCTTTTCTATGATCCCGTCAATGACTCGCTGATTGATTTGTCTGGTGGCCTTGAGGATCTCAAAGCCGGACGCATTCGAATGATTGGCGATCCCGAAGCGCGGTTACTGGAAGATCCCATTCGAATTTTGCGGGCTGTGCGCCTGGCTCACATGATCCGCTTTCAACTGGATGAAGCGCTTCGCTCGGCCATGGCTAAACATGCGTCGTCCCTTTTACAATCGGCTTTACCGCGACGACGAGAAGAGATCTTAAAATTTTTGCGACTGGATAACCCGGCTCTCCCGTTTCTTGAATCCTATGATCTTGGGCTACTTGAGTATATGGCTCCCACGCTGCACGAACTCTTTTCGCACTCAGAAAAAAGTCAGGATTTTGTAACTTACCTGCAAGCTTTCCACGATAAAAGAATGGAAGCGCCTTTTGAGCTGTTTGCGGGGTTGGTGTTGGCCTATTATCGAAGCGTCATTGAGCCGAAATCGGAAGTCCCTGTTAAAAACAAAGACCTTTTAGATAATCCAAAGTTGGTTCGCCTGATGCGCGATGAGCTGGGCATGTTCAAATACGAACAAAGCCTCGTGGCAAAAGCCATACAAATGCAAGGCCTCTTAAACAAGCGGGCCGAGTTTGAGCGACGTGGATCATCAAGGCAAATGGCCATCTTAAAAAATGAGGCCTTTCCGTTAGCTCTTAAATTGGCGGATCGAGATTATTCGTTGAGTGCTGATGACCTCAAGTTCTGGCATGAAAGTTTTGAAAAGGGTCGAAAAGAAATTGAATCCTTTCAAAGCAATAACAATAAACGAAGACGGCGAAGGCGGCGAAAACCCGGCCCCCGAAAAAGACCGCAAAGCTAA